A single Streptomyces sannanensis DNA region contains:
- a CDS encoding roadblock/LC7 domain-containing protein, giving the protein MAGEVATGQVADLEWLLSGLIQRVPYTRSAVLLSSDGLVRSFHGLDPDSADHMAALSSGLHALGRSAGVRFDDGGEVRQIVVELDSTLLFVSTAGSGTCLAVLAGRDADAAVLGYEMGMLVKSVRPYLATPARQRAPEHIHGL; this is encoded by the coding sequence ATGGCCGGAGAAGTAGCGACCGGACAAGTTGCCGATCTCGAATGGCTGTTGAGCGGACTGATCCAGCGCGTGCCGTACACGCGCAGCGCGGTTCTGCTCTCCTCGGACGGTCTGGTGAGGTCGTTCCACGGGCTGGACCCCGACAGCGCCGACCATATGGCGGCCCTCTCCTCGGGACTCCATGCCCTCGGCCGCAGCGCCGGTGTGCGCTTCGACGACGGCGGCGAGGTCCGGCAGATCGTCGTCGAACTCGACTCCACCCTGCTCTTCGTCTCCACCGCCGGATCCGGCACCTGTCTGGCCGTACTCGCCGGACGCGACGCGGACGCGGCGGTGCTCGGCTACGAAATGGGGATGCTGGTGAAGAGCGTTCGGCCCTATCTGGCCACCCCGGCCAGGCAAAGGGCCCCGGAGCATATTCACGGTCTGTGA